From Tiliqua scincoides isolate rTilSci1 chromosome 2, rTilSci1.hap2, whole genome shotgun sequence, the proteins below share one genomic window:
- the LRRN1 gene encoding leucine-rich repeat neuronal protein 1, with translation MARISFVFRICHVMLGLLINPFSASSILNNECPQLCVCEIRPWFTPQSTYREATTVDCNDLRLTKIPSNLSSDTQVLLLQSNNIAKTTDELQQLFNLTELDFSQNNFTSIKDVGLSNLTQLTTLHLEENQITEMTDYCLQDLCNLQELYINHNQISSISANAFSGLKNLLRLHLNSNKLKVIDSRWFDSTPNLEILMIGENPVIGILDMNFKPLSNLRSLVLAGMYLTDIPGNALVGLDSLESLSFYDNRLVKVPQLALERVPNLKFLDLNKNPIHKIQEGDFKNMLRLKELGINNMGELVSVDRYSLDNLPELTKLEATNNPKLSYIHRLAFRNVPALESLMLNNNALNAVYQKTVESLPNLREISIHSNPLRCDCVIHWINSNKTNIRFMEPLSMFCAMPPEYRGQQVKEVLIQDSSEQCLPMISHDTFPNHLNLDIGMTVFLDCRAMAEPEPEIYWVTPLGNKITSETLSDKYKLSSEGTLEISSVQTEDSGRYTCVAQNIEGADTRVATIRVNGTLLDGTQVLKIYVKQAESHSILVSWKVNSNVMTSNLKWSSATMKIDNPHITYTARVPVDVHEYNLTHLQPSTDYEVCLTVSNIHQQTQKSCVNVTTKNAAFALDITDQETSTALAAVMGSMFAVISLASVSVYVAKRFKRKNYHHSLKKYMQKTSSIPLNELYPPLINLWEGDSEKDKEGSAETKPTQVDTSRSYYMW, from the coding sequence ATGGCTAGGATTAGTTTTGTTTTTAGAATTTGCCATGTGATGCTAGGCTTGCTCATAAATCCATTTAGTGCATCTTCCATACTGAATAATGAATGTCCACAATTGTGCGTCTGTGAGATAAGGCCATGGTTTACACCTCAGTCGACCTATAGAGAAGCCACTACAGTTGACTGCAATGATCTCCGTTTAACAAAAATCCCCAGTAATCTTTCCAGTGACACTCAAGTTCTCCTCCTACAAAGCAACAACATTGCCAAAACCACAGATGAGCTCCAACAACTTTTCAATTTGACCGAATTGGATTTTTCACAGAATAATTTCACTAGTATAAAAGATGTGGGACTGTCAAATCTTACTCAGCTTACTACTTTGCATCTGGAGGAGAATCAGATCACCGAGATGACAGATTACTGCTTACAGGATCTGTGCAATCTTCAGGAACTTTATATAAACCACAACCAAATCAGTTCCATTTCTGCCAATGCATTCTCAGGCCTGAAAAACCTTTTAAGACTTCACCTTAATTCCAACAAATTAAAAGTTATTGACAGTCGTTGGTTTGATTCTACACCTAACCTGGAAATTCTGATGATTGGGGAAAATCCCGTGATTGGAATACTAGATATGAACTTCAAACCACTGTCAAATTTAAGGAGTCTGGTCCTAGCTGGTATGTATCTGACTGACATCCCCGGGAATGCGCTAGTAGGCTTGGATAGCCTTGAAAGTCTCTCATTTTATGACAACCGGTTGGTTAAAGTTCCTCAACTGGCACTTGAGAGAGTTCCAAATTTAAAATTTTTGGATCTTAACAAAAACCCAATCCACAAGATTCAGGAAGGAGACTTTAAAAACATGCTACGGTTGAAAGAACTTGGCATCAACAATATGGGAGAGCTGGTCTCTGTTGATAGGTATTCACTAGACAATCTTCCCGAGCTTACCAAGCTTGAAGCCACAAACAATCCAAAGTTATCTTACATACATCGTTTAGCATTTCGGAATGTTCCTGCTCTGGAAAGTCTGATGCTCAACAACAATGCCTTGAATGCGGTTTACCAGAAAACAGTGGAATCTCTTCCAAATTTGCGTGAGATCAGCATTCATAGTAATCCCCTCAGGTGTGACTGTGTCATCCACTGGATAAACTCCAACAAGACCAATATCCGTTTTATGGAGCCCCTTTCCATGTTCTGTGCCATGCCGCCAGAATACAGAGGACAACAGGTGAAGGAAGTCTTGATACAGGATTCCAGTGAGCAATGTCTTCCAATGATTTCACATGACACTTTTCCAAATCATCTGAATTTGGATATTGGCATGACTGTCTTCTTGGATTGCCGGGCTATGGCAGAGCCAGAACCTGAGATTTACTGGGTCACTCCACTTGGAAATAAAATAACTTCTGAAACACTTTCAGACAAATATAAGCTCAGCAGTGAGGGGACTCTGGAAATATCCAGTGTTCAGACAGAAGATTCGGGCAGGTACACTTGTGTAGCCCAAAACATAGAAGGTGCAGATACAAGAGTAGCTACAATCAGAGTGAATGGAACACTGTTGGATGGTACTCAAGTGCTGAAAATCTACGTCAAGCAAGCAGAATCTCATTCAATCCTAGTTTCTTGGAAGGTTAACTCTAACGTTATGACATCCAACTTAAAATGGTCATCCGCTACAATGAAGATAGACAACCCTCATATTACGTATACTGCTAGAGTCCCAGTTGATGTGCATGAATACAATCTcacacatttgcagccctccacagaTTATGAGGTCTGTCTTACCGTGTCCAACATCCATCAGCAAACTCAGAAGTCCTGTGTTAATGTGACAACAAAAAATGCAGCTTTTGCTCTTGACATTACTGACCAAGAAACAAGTACAGCCCTGGCAGCAGTCATGGGTTCTATGTTTGCTGTTATTAGTCTAGCCTCGGTTTCCGTGTACGTTGCTAAAAGGTTCAAGAGGAAAAACTATCACCATTCACTGAAAAAATATATGCAAAAGACCTCATCGATTCCATTGAATGAGCTGTATCCTCCACTTATAAATCTCTGGGAAGGTGACAGTGAAAAGGACAAGGAGGGTTCTGCGGAAACTAAGCCAACTCAAGTGGACACTTCCAGAAGCTATTATATGTGGTAA